One window of Nicotiana tomentosiformis chromosome 11, ASM39032v3, whole genome shotgun sequence genomic DNA carries:
- the LOC138900856 gene encoding uncharacterized protein, whose translation MSDEEQKRLERFGRLKPPYFSGAESKDAQDFLDRWWEAYELSRPVDTGPLTWHKFFVLFLEKFVPQTRREELRRQFEQLHQEDMSVTQYDMRFSELAHHAIWLVPTEKERIRRFIDGLNYGLRVVMTRGIESGARFDEVVDIASRIE comes from the exons ATGAGtgacgaggagcagaagaggctagagaggtttgggaggctcaagcctccatatttcagtggggctgagtctaaggatgctcaggatttcttagACAG atggtgggaggcttatgagttgagcaggccagtcGACACTGGACCACTTACGTGGCACAAGTTcttcgttctcttcttggagaagtttgtgccacaaacCCGTcgggaggagttgcgtaggcagtttgagcagctacaccAGGAGgatatgtctgtgacccagtatgatatgagattttcagagttggctcatcatgcgatctggttggttcccacagagaaggagaggattaggaggttcattgatggcctcaactatggattgCGTGTTGTCATGACTCGAGGGATTGAATCAGGTGCCaggtttgacgaggtggttgatattgctagccGGATAGAGTAG